One segment of Arcobacter sp. F2176 DNA contains the following:
- a CDS encoding Abi family protein → MLDFKEQLQNIKNQENSYQKKHKTFNEQLEILKQRKLLISNESFALTKLQHINYYRLSAYFLPFQYPQNSENKNIFLPDNSFEDIISLYYFDAELRKIIFEAIESIEIYFRTQIAYFHSLKYDAFGYLVLNNFRENKADKFYELQNDILKEKSRSKEYFIKHFKEKYNSVDLPVWSVVEIISFGTLSKFFMILKEEEQKQVIKRIKGINKVVFYKWLHALSSVRNICAHHSRIWNRTLGVSFEVPKGFKAFEQMKTSKNKIFFALSVIEFILTSIGEDEIEFKSKIKALLVKYPKVKLESMGFIENWEQNQIWSKTNYFA, encoded by the coding sequence ATGTTAGACTTCAAAGAACAACTACAAAACATAAAAAATCAAGAAAATTCGTATCAAAAAAAACATAAAACTTTTAATGAACAATTAGAAATTTTAAAACAAAGAAAATTGCTTATTTCAAATGAATCTTTTGCTTTGACAAAACTACAACATATAAACTATTATAGACTTAGTGCATACTTTTTACCTTTTCAATATCCACAAAATAGCGAAAACAAAAATATATTTTTACCTGATAACTCTTTTGAAGATATAATCTCTTTATATTATTTTGATGCGGAGTTAAGAAAAATTATCTTTGAAGCAATTGAAAGTATAGAAATATATTTTAGAACTCAAATAGCTTATTTCCATTCATTAAAGTATGATGCCTTTGGCTATTTAGTCCTTAATAATTTTAGAGAAAACAAAGCAGACAAGTTTTACGAACTACAAAATGATATTTTAAAAGAAAAATCTCGTTCAAAAGAATATTTTATAAAACATTTTAAAGAAAAATATAATTCAGTTGATTTACCTGTTTGGAGTGTAGTTGAAATTATCTCTTTTGGAACTTTGTCAAAGTTTTTTATGATATTAAAAGAGGAAGAACAAAAGCAAGTCATAAAAAGGATAAAGGGGATAAATAAGGTAGTTTTCTATAAATGGTTGCATGCATTATCTAGTGTTCGAAATATTTGTGCTCACCACAGTAGAATTTGGAATAGAACACTGGGAGTTAGTTTTGAAGTACCCAAAGGATTTAAGGCTTTTGAACAGATGAAAACTAGTAAAAATAAAATCTTTTTCGCATTGAGTGTAATTGAGTTTATTCTTACAAGCATAGGAGAAGATGAAATAGAGTTTAAATCAAAGATAAAAGCATTATTAGTAAAATATCCTAAAGTAAAACTTGAAAGTATGGGCTTTATAGAAAACTGGGAACAAAATCAAATTTGGAGTAAAACGAATTACTTTGCTTAA
- a CDS encoding N-6 DNA methylase has protein sequence MFKLQELENLKQNLTIEEVLELLYTLVVLKKLSAIPHTRINLFNEKSIRFEDLKSQLKEVKNIYDVTEILDGLEKIENVKDDLFIELFNISQNVEIPSIYEAFEYREGLHTSVVSKQIVELSIKLLDEENESPIYVPFKDGLKVSELTTRKVCCEYDDSKKSFVASLLRLWDNKKIDFRLTDSLEKPKFSQENSLEKFDSVIAFPPLSLMKQFDTMGDKFNRFKIHKNVKRLDVAHFEHVISQTKNKAVILMPVGFTFRSGIEEEFRKYLIENNILETMIQLPPNMYSATSIETTLFIINKNKNNKNIQFINLKDEKFLTKIGRKTVLKDINEIVKIYLEKKVESHSRIISYEVIKNNNFNFSIDRYITKNESIPSSFKWIKLENVSIIRKSQTLKDVDDGENVVELSPSDFSFAGYTISGKKIKKININEKQFETYKLKPYDILVSAKGVVGKIGIVGENINYLLASQAIQVIRLEKDNDIKSEAICLYMYLKSDIGQKALMKIVQGTAMPQISTKELKNFNIPKLSVLEKSNVINTFNKEIEKYDEIAKLQNDILKIHANYLK, from the coding sequence ATGTTTAAACTACAAGAACTTGAAAACCTAAAACAAAATTTAACTATTGAAGAAGTATTAGAACTTCTTTATACGCTAGTAGTGTTGAAAAAGTTATCTGCTATCCCTCATACTAGAATTAACTTATTTAATGAGAAAAGTATACGATTTGAAGATTTAAAAAGTCAATTAAAAGAAGTAAAAAATATATATGATGTTACTGAGATATTAGATGGACTTGAAAAAATCGAAAATGTTAAAGATGATTTATTTATTGAACTTTTTAATATTTCACAAAATGTAGAAATACCTTCAATTTATGAAGCTTTTGAATATAGAGAAGGTTTACATACATCTGTAGTATCAAAACAAATTGTTGAATTAAGTATAAAACTTCTGGACGAAGAAAATGAGTCACCAATTTATGTACCATTTAAAGATGGTTTAAAAGTCTCAGAGTTAACTACTAGAAAAGTTTGTTGTGAATATGATGATTCTAAGAAAAGTTTTGTTGCTTCATTGTTAAGGTTGTGGGATAATAAAAAAATAGATTTTAGATTAACAGATAGCTTAGAAAAACCAAAATTTTCACAAGAAAATTCATTAGAAAAATTTGATTCTGTTATTGCATTTCCACCATTAAGTTTAATGAAACAATTTGATACGATGGGGGATAAATTTAATCGATTTAAGATTCATAAGAATGTTAAAAGATTAGATGTTGCACATTTCGAACATGTAATATCTCAAACAAAAAACAAAGCTGTGATTTTGATGCCAGTGGGATTCACCTTTCGATCTGGTATTGAAGAAGAATTTAGAAAGTATTTAATAGAAAATAATATTCTTGAAACAATGATACAGTTGCCCCCTAACATGTATTCTGCAACATCAATTGAAACAACACTTTTTATTATTAATAAAAATAAGAATAATAAAAATATACAGTTTATAAATCTAAAAGATGAAAAATTTTTAACTAAAATCGGACGTAAAACGGTTTTAAAAGATATTAATGAGATAGTAAAAATTTATTTAGAGAAAAAAGTTGAGAGTCATAGTAGAATTATTTCTTACGAGGTAATTAAGAACAATAATTTTAATTTTTCAATTGATAGATATATTACAAAAAATGAGAGTATTCCCTCATCCTTCAAATGGATAAAGTTAGAGAATGTATCAATAATCAGAAAATCACAAACATTAAAAGATGTAGATGATGGCGAAAATGTAGTTGAGTTATCACCATCAGATTTTTCATTTGCAGGATATACAATTAGTGGAAAGAAAATTAAAAAAATAAATATTAATGAAAAACAGTTTGAAACTTATAAATTAAAGCCTTATGATATTCTAGTTAGTGCAAAAGGAGTTGTAGGAAAAATAGGAATTGTAGGTGAAAATATAAATTATCTTCTTGCTTCACAAGCAATACAAGTAATTAGACTTGAAAAGGATAACGACATAAAAAGTGAAGCCATCTGTTTATATATGTATTTAAAGTCAGATATTGGACAAAAGGCATTAATGAAAATTGTTCAAGGTACTGCAATGCCTCAAATATCTACAAAAGAATTAAAGAATTTTAATATACCAAAATTAAGTGTACTTGAAAAATCTAATGTTATAAATACATTTAATAAAGAGATTGAAAAATATGATGAGATTGCAAAGTTGCAAAATGATATTTTAAAAATTCATGCTAATTATCTAAAGTAA
- the nuoD gene encoding NADH dehydrogenase (quinone) subunit D, producing MQQTNRLKPFFENINFEREDNTMVVNFGPQHPSAHGQMRLILELQGEEIVKARPHIGYLHRGMEKMGENMIYNEFMPTTDRMDYIASTSNNYGFALAVEKLLGIEAPRRAEIIRTMLIELNRIISHLFWLATHALDVGAMSVFLYAFREREFALDLIEDYCGARLTHSAVRIGGVPLDLPDNWCEDLEKYLDILAVEIPKYEALLTDNRIWRMRLENVGVINNETAKSWGCTGPILRATGQKWDLRKEMPYGIYPELDFDIPIATAGDSFARYQVHMQEMRESSKILRQLVPMYKASPSQLMANEPEYISATKEDIMTQNYALMQHFVLVTQGMRPPRGEVYVATESPKGELGFMIVSDGSPYAYKMKVRAPSFWHTSILEEILVGHQLADVVTIIGNLNVVFGEIDR from the coding sequence ATGCAACAAACCAATAGACTAAAACCTTTTTTTGAAAATATAAACTTTGAGCGAGAAGATAATACTATGGTGGTCAATTTTGGACCACAACATCCATCTGCTCACGGACAAATGAGACTTATTTTAGAACTGCAAGGTGAAGAGATAGTAAAAGCTAGGCCTCATATTGGATACTTACATAGAGGTATGGAAAAAATGGGTGAGAATATGATTTATAATGAATTCATGCCCACAACTGATAGAATGGATTATATAGCCTCTACTTCAAATAATTATGGATTTGCCCTAGCAGTTGAGAAGCTATTAGGAATAGAAGCACCAAGAAGAGCAGAGATAATAAGAACTATGTTAATAGAGCTAAATAGAATAATCTCTCATCTATTTTGGCTTGCAACTCATGCTTTAGATGTGGGAGCAATGTCTGTATTTTTATATGCCTTTAGAGAAAGAGAGTTTGCTTTAGATTTGATAGAAGACTATTGTGGAGCAAGACTTACTCATAGTGCAGTTAGAATAGGAGGAGTACCTTTAGATTTACCTGATAATTGGTGTGAAGATTTAGAGAAGTATTTAGACATCTTAGCTGTGGAAATACCAAAATATGAAGCACTTTTAACAGATAATAGAATCTGGAGAATGAGACTTGAAAATGTTGGAGTAATAAATAATGAAACAGCAAAATCTTGGGGATGTACAGGACCAATATTGAGAGCTACTGGTCAAAAATGGGATTTGCGAAAAGAGATGCCTTATGGTATCTATCCAGAGCTTGATTTTGATATACCAATAGCAACTGCTGGGGATAGTTTTGCAAGATATCAAGTGCATATGCAAGAGATGAGAGAATCATCAAAAATATTAAGACAATTAGTCCCTATGTATAAAGCTTCTCCTTCACAACTTATGGCAAATGAGCCTGAATATATCTCAGCTACAAAAGAGGATATTATGACTCAAAATTATGCCTTGATGCAACACTTTGTTTTAGTAACTCAAGGTATGAGACCACCTCGTGGTGAAGTTTATGTGGCAACAGAATCACCAAAAGGTGAGTTAGGATTTATGATTGTAAGTGATGGAAGTCCTTATGCTTATAAGATGAAAGTAAGAGCTCCTTCTTTTTGGCATACATCTATTTTGGAAGAAATATTAGTTGGTCACCAATTAGCTGACGTTGTTACTATTATTGGTAACTTGAACGTAGTTTTTGGTGAGATTGATAGATAA
- the nfo gene encoding deoxyribonuclease IV codes for MKYVGAHVSASGGVYNAPINATAIGAKAFALFTKNQRQWAAKPLENDVLDKWFEEMDKCGILPKHILPHDSYLINLGHPVEESRQKSLNGFIHEIERCEILKLDRLNFHPGSHLRKISEEECLDNIAVSMNKAIDATKDVKLVIENTAGQGSNLGYKFEHLAYIIDKIEDKSRVGVCIDTCHMFTAGYDIRTREAYDKTWNEFDQIVGRQYLMGMHINDSKPDLGSRVDRHDSLGVGKIGWDAFKFIMNDERMDDIPLVLETINEEIWQQEIEALYNLVEK; via the coding sequence ATGAAATATGTAGGAGCACATGTAAGCGCAAGTGGGGGAGTGTACAATGCACCCATCAATGCAACAGCAATAGGAGCAAAAGCCTTTGCCCTTTTTACAAAAAACCAAAGACAATGGGCAGCAAAACCTTTAGAAAATGATGTTCTTGATAAATGGTTCGAAGAGATGGACAAATGTGGAATATTGCCAAAGCATATTTTACCCCATGATAGTTATTTAATAAACTTAGGACACCCAGTTGAAGAGAGTCGTCAAAAATCACTAAATGGATTTATCCATGAGATTGAAAGATGTGAAATCCTAAAACTAGACAGACTAAACTTTCACCCAGGAAGTCATTTGCGAAAGATAAGTGAAGAAGAGTGTTTAGACAATATAGCAGTTTCAATGAACAAAGCAATCGATGCCACAAAAGATGTAAAACTAGTAATAGAAAACACAGCAGGACAAGGAAGCAATTTAGGCTATAAATTCGAACATCTAGCTTACATCATTGATAAAATAGAAGATAAAAGCAGAGTTGGAGTTTGCATAGACACCTGTCACATGTTCACAGCTGGATACGACATAAGAACAAGAGAAGCCTATGATAAAACATGGAACGAGTTCGATCAAATAGTAGGAAGACAATACCTAATGGGTATGCACATAAACGACTCAAAACCAGATTTAGGAAGTAGAGTAGATAGACACGATTCTTTAGGTGTTGGTAAAATTGGTTGGGATGCCTTTAAGTTTATTATGAATGATGAGAGAATGGATGATATTCCGTTGGTTTTAGAGACTATTAATGAGGAGATTTGGCAACAAGAGATAGAAGCACTCTATAATCTTGTTGAGAAATAA
- a CDS encoding NAD(P)H-quinone oxidoreductase subunit 3: protein MTHMDFSHPYFGVFIMFVLTFGAFIATVWLARLVSRKMARLDTEKLKTTYYECGPEVTKQPNTISVQFYLMALLFILFDIEIIFMFPWAVDFKVLGWFGFVEMILFIVLLTIGFIYAWKKGALEWHSIK, encoded by the coding sequence ATGACTCATATGGATTTCTCCCATCCGTATTTTGGTGTTTTTATCATGTTTGTTTTAACCTTTGGTGCCTTTATTGCAACAGTGTGGTTAGCAAGGCTTGTAAGTAGAAAAATGGCAAGACTTGATACAGAAAAACTAAAAACTACATACTATGAATGTGGACCAGAAGTTACAAAACAGCCAAATACAATCTCTGTGCAATTTTATCTTATGGCTTTATTATTTATTTTATTTGATATAGAGATTATCTTCATGTTTCCATGGGCAGTTGATTTTAAAGTTCTAGGTTGGTTTGGATTTGTGGAAATGATTCTATTTATTGTTTTATTAACTATTGGCTTTATTTATGCATGGAAAAAAGGAGCGCTTGAATGGCACAGCATAAAATAA
- a CDS encoding ATP-binding protein, translating into MNELIKFIQSIDLQKEDLFVQLKCNLEEGKILQYLTKEYISGRDALMVIDILSEFYDVKKYEHLEKLEVIKSLLELGWLVQNSFTPVKLSELSKLELLNSSVSLTPSFLKLMEDGSMDMSLPEITKYSDHLEYLQDQFFKIDLAQKLNVVKHNFDEKSPNIKRLKSKLTLLENRIKERVIATPHEIMLVGFFKENDLNEQEQMIFIALLKEEYSGGDESIRDMNSLIDLISHDDYEKIKNRSLLEESSKLVSTGLVDYDEMLTPFGGINRNFYIPDEVLYKISHPAKKKTRASKIKIDNVIKEQDMFELISTDKTLEDVVLNPKTKETLDALLQQVDKKVINRLKEWGIKDRKKGIDARIIFYGIAGTGKTLTALAMAKSLKRQVLAFDCSKILSMYVGESEKNVRKIFETYVDIRDRTKSEPILLLNEADQFLSSRVTESTSGSDKMHNQMQNIFLEQIERFDGILIATTNLLESLDKAFSRRFNYKIEFVKPNKEQRLELWKKLLPENIPLDKDFDINKISEIELTGGQIELVIKNTAYKVAVMDEPIFKMEDFKEHITKEQKSQFDSENKVGFF; encoded by the coding sequence ATGAACGAATTAATTAAATTTATACAAAGCATAGACTTGCAAAAAGAGGACCTTTTTGTACAATTGAAGTGTAACTTAGAAGAGGGAAAAATACTTCAATATCTTACAAAAGAGTATATAAGTGGAAGAGATGCTTTGATGGTGATTGATATTTTATCAGAATTTTATGATGTAAAGAAATATGAGCATTTAGAGAAACTTGAAGTTATCAAATCATTACTTGAACTGGGTTGGTTAGTTCAAAACTCATTTACACCTGTAAAACTAAGTGAATTATCAAAGTTGGAGTTACTAAATTCTAGTGTATCTTTAACTCCATCATTTTTAAAACTTATGGAAGATGGTTCTATGGATATGTCTTTACCTGAGATTACAAAATATAGTGATCATTTAGAATATTTGCAAGACCAGTTTTTCAAAATAGATTTAGCACAAAAATTAAATGTAGTGAAACATAATTTTGATGAAAAATCTCCAAATATAAAAAGACTAAAATCAAAACTTACACTTTTGGAAAATAGAATAAAAGAAAGAGTAATAGCAACGCCACATGAAATCATGCTTGTAGGGTTTTTCAAAGAAAATGATCTAAATGAACAAGAGCAAATGATATTTATTGCTTTATTAAAAGAGGAGTATTCAGGTGGTGATGAATCAATAAGAGATATGAATTCACTTATTGATTTGATTTCACATGATGATTATGAAAAAATCAAAAACAGAAGTTTATTAGAAGAGAGTTCAAAATTAGTTTCAACTGGACTTGTAGATTATGATGAGATGTTAACTCCTTTTGGTGGGATAAATAGAAATTTTTATATTCCAGATGAAGTTTTATACAAAATCTCACACCCAGCAAAAAAGAAAACAAGAGCTTCAAAAATCAAAATTGATAATGTAATAAAAGAGCAAGATATGTTTGAACTAATATCTACTGATAAAACATTAGAAGATGTTGTTTTAAATCCAAAAACAAAAGAAACATTAGATGCTCTTTTACAACAAGTTGACAAAAAAGTAATAAATAGACTTAAAGAGTGGGGGATAAAAGATAGAAAAAAAGGAATTGATGCAAGAATCATTTTCTATGGTATTGCAGGTACTGGTAAAACACTTACAGCTTTAGCTATGGCAAAATCACTTAAAAGACAAGTCTTAGCTTTTGACTGTTCTAAAATACTATCTATGTATGTGGGTGAGAGTGAAAAAAATGTTAGAAAAATCTTTGAAACATATGTTGATATAAGAGATAGAACAAAAAGTGAGCCAATACTATTACTTAATGAAGCAGATCAATTCTTAAGTTCAAGGGTAACAGAATCAACAAGTGGTAGTGATAAGATGCATAACCAAATGCAAAATATCTTTTTAGAACAAATTGAAAGATTTGATGGAATACTAATCGCTACAACAAACCTTTTAGAGAGTTTGGATAAAGCATTTTCAAGAAGATTTAATTATAAAATTGAGTTTGTAAAACCAAACAAAGAACAAAGGCTAGAACTTTGGAAAAAACTATTACCAGAAAATATCCCATTGGATAAAGACTTTGATATAAATAAAATATCAGAGATAGAACTAACAGGTGGACAAATAGAGTTGGTGATTAAAAATACTGCTTATAAAGTGGCAGTTATGGATGAGCCAATTTTCAAAATGGAAGACTTCAAAGAACATATTACAAAAGAGCAAAAATCTCAATTTGACTCTGAAAATAAGGTTGGTTTTTTTTAA
- a CDS encoding NADH-quinone oxidoreductase subunit C: protein MRKYTPKDNVQKKSYYTDRFFVSPMVPRSDPRSDEIYEKDIEKISSKVQILEAYVENKELVIYINPKDNVTTLKLLKEELEYDMLMELSAIDYLSARSGFEIFYEMLSMSKHKRMRVKCFIEEKQTIESVYSLFKMANWSEREMYDMYGVKVINHPNMKRILMPDDWYDHPLRKTYPLHGDEVAQWYEVDHIFGKEAREEIGPEERDDAAIDRYDTTRFSRLGHEVPFGTPIVEGEEKETPLAYTEEGGVKLFGKRLVKDFDEKKSKILDERR from the coding sequence ATGAGAAAATATACTCCTAAAGATAATGTACAAAAAAAATCATACTACACTGATAGATTTTTTGTCTCTCCTATGGTTCCTAGAAGTGATCCCAGAAGTGATGAAATCTATGAAAAAGATATAGAAAAAATAAGTTCAAAAGTTCAAATACTAGAAGCTTATGTTGAAAATAAAGAGTTAGTAATATATATAAACCCAAAAGATAATGTAACTACACTAAAACTTTTAAAAGAAGAGTTAGAATATGACATGCTTATGGAACTTTCTGCAATAGATTATTTATCTGCTAGAAGTGGTTTTGAAATCTTTTATGAAATGCTTTCTATGAGTAAACATAAAAGAATGAGAGTTAAGTGTTTTATTGAAGAAAAACAAACTATAGAGTCAGTTTACTCTTTATTTAAAATGGCAAATTGGTCAGAGCGTGAAATGTACGATATGTATGGTGTAAAAGTAATAAATCATCCAAATATGAAAAGAATACTTATGCCTGATGATTGGTATGACCACCCTTTAAGAAAGACATATCCTCTTCATGGTGATGAAGTTGCACAATGGTACGAAGTAGATCATATTTTTGGAAAAGAAGCAAGAGAAGAAATAGGTCCAGAAGAGAGAGACGATGCAGCTATTGATAGATATGACACTACAAGATTTTCAAGATTGGGTCATGAAGTTCCTTTTGGAACACCAATAGTTGAGGGAGAAGAAAAAGAAACCCCACTTGCTTATACAGAAGAGGGTGGAGTTAAACTTTTCGGAAAACGACTTGTTAAAGATTTTGATGAGAAAAAATCAAAAATATTAGATGAGAGAAGGTAG
- a CDS encoding NADH-quinone oxidoreductase subunit B family protein, with the protein MAQHKIKYFQDGGAPIALSTVDKIVNFGRSNSLWPLTYGLACCAIEMMASGASRYDFDRFGTIFRASPRQADVLIVAGTLTKKHAEYMRRLYDQMPDPKWVISMGSCANTGGMFNTYATVQGVDRVIPVDIYLPGCAPRPETLQYALMMLQKKIRRESSFLSKKKKRLV; encoded by the coding sequence ATGGCACAGCATAAAATAAAATATTTTCAAGATGGAGGAGCACCTATTGCTCTTTCAACTGTTGACAAAATTGTAAACTTCGGACGAAGTAACTCTTTATGGCCTTTAACTTATGGTTTGGCATGTTGTGCAATAGAAATGATGGCATCTGGTGCTTCAAGATACGATTTTGACAGATTTGGAACTATATTTAGAGCAAGTCCAAGACAAGCAGATGTACTTATTGTTGCTGGAACTTTGACAAAAAAGCATGCTGAATATATGAGAAGACTATATGACCAAATGCCAGATCCTAAATGGGTTATTTCTATGGGGTCATGTGCAAATACAGGTGGAATGTTTAATACCTATGCCACTGTTCAAGGAGTAGATAGAGTAATACCTGTGGATATTTATCTTCCTGGATGTGCTCCAAGACCTGAAACCTTACAATATGCACTTATGATGCTTCAAAAGAAAATAAGAAGAGAATCTTCATTTTTATCTAAAAAGAAAAAGAGGTTAGTATAA
- a CDS encoding tetratricopeptide repeat protein codes for MKLLSSLLFIALFFVACSNINPENRTIESKEILIQKANNNNIDAMLDLVKYYKFPETKEGLYYFNKWYPLIEKSKDTQGQTNIAEIYYKYADMFINGKEKATNLLIKTSDLGDIKSSVLLIKIYLKGYASKDANKLLNKIIDKLSKEQLSDLYTEFSKKYNSKPADKILETMKNKGYEEPFIVKMKYFRSLIYNKKDTEKEKVSTFVNEVIASKNIENMITTAQLLRRQYYYRNDAIRVYEEVIKYDHSNAQAYYDIYRVFSFSREKDGLNIDKETAINYLEKASDLSNEDASNELLRIYAKSQEYIKEYVKLKEKLLQKDKGKLVLAKYYKTHGKNNAANELFEELAEKGNIDAIIEITTRTQSKYNFDPEEFQLIKKWQEYAIKSDDKELKKEIIKKITLSYRKKYFTDFLEELKKSDTQDYKNILTLRNLAKESYRAYDYQEAIKYYTLASSYGDIFSKRSLAKLYLDSKVNKYDESVKILEELTNKGDEEARKDLISLYTYPPYGYEKQPLKAMEIYKKYALKGDIRSIEKLTIFYICDTCGNGKYIDYKEGIKYLNQLIKLRGEARDYATLAWLYNYGKGVEVNLEKAKENYSIAIDKGYKSGYYRLANLYYHDDKTLPIIRLDYNEALKYLKLGYEEHDKDSAFLLAKFYEKGFGVKKDLEKAVEYYKRVAYSNDSVSNFLGNYYKKRKEYENARKYFSYAASNNYGESLIDLGVLYEKGLGGKKDINKAIEYYERAYKKNTSQKDIAAYNLGLVYQYGKGDIKKDIKKAKEWYKNSNYKKAKDKLKGLK; via the coding sequence ATGAAACTACTATCATCGTTACTTTTTATTGCTCTATTTTTTGTAGCTTGTTCAAATATTAATCCAGAAAATAGAACTATAGAATCAAAAGAAATCTTAATCCAAAAAGCAAACAATAATAATATTGATGCAATGTTAGACTTAGTAAAATATTACAAGTTCCCAGAGACAAAAGAAGGGTTATATTATTTTAATAAATGGTATCCCCTTATAGAAAAAAGCAAAGATACCCAAGGGCAAACAAATATTGCAGAAATCTATTATAAATATGCAGATATGTTTATAAATGGAAAAGAAAAAGCTACTAATTTACTAATTAAAACATCTGACTTAGGAGACATAAAGTCTTCAGTGCTTCTTATAAAAATATATTTAAAAGGATATGCAAGTAAAGATGCAAATAAATTATTAAATAAAATAATTGATAAATTATCAAAAGAACAATTGTCAGATTTGTACACTGAATTTTCAAAAAAATACAATAGTAAACCAGCAGATAAAATTTTAGAAACAATGAAAAACAAAGGTTATGAAGAACCTTTTATAGTAAAAATGAAATATTTTAGATCATTGATATATAATAAAAAAGATACTGAGAAAGAAAAGGTCTCAACTTTTGTAAATGAAGTAATTGCTTCTAAAAATATAGAAAATATGATTACAACTGCACAACTACTTAGAAGACAATATTATTATAGAAATGATGCAATTAGAGTATATGAAGAGGTTATAAAGTATGATCATTCAAATGCTCAAGCTTATTATGACATTTATAGAGTCTTTAGCTTTTCAAGAGAAAAAGATGGTCTAAATATAGATAAAGAAACGGCTATAAACTACTTAGAAAAAGCTTCTGATTTGTCTAATGAAGATGCTTCGAACGAATTATTAAGAATATACGCAAAATCACAAGAGTATATAAAAGAGTATGTAAAGTTAAAAGAAAAACTACTTCAAAAGGATAAAGGGAAACTGGTATTAGCAAAATATTATAAAACCCATGGGAAAAATAATGCTGCAAATGAACTTTTTGAAGAACTTGCAGAAAAAGGTAATATTGATGCAATAATTGAAATCACAACAAGAACTCAATCAAAATATAATTTTGACCCAGAAGAGTTTCAACTAATAAAAAAGTGGCAAGAGTATGCTATAAAAAGTGATGATAAAGAACTTAAAAAAGAAATAATTAAAAAAATAACATTAAGTTACCGTAAGAAATATTTTACAGACTTTTTAGAAGAATTAAAAAAATCAGATACTCAAGATTACAAAAATATTTTAACACTAAGAAATCTTGCAAAAGAAAGCTATCGTGCTTATGATTATCAAGAAGCTATAAAATACTACACTTTAGCATCTTCTTATGGTGACATATTTAGTAAAAGAAGCCTTGCCAAACTTTATTTAGATAGTAAGGTAAACAAATATGATGAATCAGTCAAAATACTAGAAGAACTTACAAATAAGGGAGATGAAGAAGCAAGAAAAGATTTAATATCACTTTATACATACCCTCCATATGGATATGAGAAACAACCACTAAAAGCAATGGAAATATATAAAAAATATGCACTAAAAGGTGATATTAGGTCTATTGAAAAATTAACTATTTTCTATATTTGTGATACTTGTGGAAATGGAAAATATATAGATTATAAAGAAGGAATTAAATACCTTAATCAACTAATAAAACTACGAGGAGAAGCTAGAGACTATGCAACACTTGCTTGGCTTTACAACTATGGAAAAGGCGTAGAAGTTAACTTAGAAAAAGCAAAAGAGAATTATTCAATAGCAATAGATAAAGGATATAAATCTGGATATTACAGACTTGCAAATCTATATTATCATGATGATAAAACTTTACCAATAATAAGACTTGATTATAATGAAGCATTAAAATACTTAAAATTGGGATATGAAGAACATGACAAAGATAGTGCCTTTTTATTAGCAAAATTTTATGAAAAAGGTTTTGGAGTTAAAAAAGATCTTGAAAAGGCAGTTGAATATTATAAACGAGTAGCTTATTCAAATGACAGTGTTTCTAATTTTTTAGGTAATTATTATAAAAAAAGAAAAGAATATGAAAATGCAAGAAAATATTTTTCTTATGCTGCAAGTAATAATTATGGTGAATCTCTTATTGATTTGGGAGTTTTATACGAAAAAGGTCTAGGTGGGAAAAAAGATATTAATAAAGCTATTGAGTATTATGAAAGAGCTTACAAAAAAAATACATCGCAAAAAGATATAGCTGCATACAATCTTGGATTAGTGTATCAATATGGAAAAGGTGATATCAAAAAAGATATTAAAAAAGCAAAAGAGTGGTATAAAAATTCAAATTATAAGAAAGCAAAAGATAAATTAAAAGGCCTAAAATAA